In Actinoplanes sp. NBC_00393, a single genomic region encodes these proteins:
- a CDS encoding phospholipase, with the protein MLVVLLTVLAVFGAAAPAYAVTAAEKAAVLSSFTQTSAGSYQNWNAARQNRAPWSAYGFDWGTDYCSASPDNPLGFDFKLSCWRHDFGYRNYKAIGAFSANKSRIDSAFYADLKRRCATYATAVRPACYSLAWTYYQAVSVFGSLTAVSNADLRAAADLKAQAT; encoded by the coding sequence CTGCTCGTCGTCCTCCTCACCGTCCTGGCCGTGTTCGGCGCGGCGGCCCCGGCCTACGCCGTGACCGCCGCCGAGAAGGCCGCCGTCCTCTCGTCCTTCACCCAGACCAGCGCCGGCAGCTACCAGAACTGGAACGCGGCCCGGCAGAACCGCGCCCCCTGGTCGGCGTACGGTTTCGACTGGGGCACCGACTACTGCTCGGCCAGCCCCGACAACCCGCTCGGCTTCGACTTCAAACTGTCCTGCTGGCGGCACGACTTCGGCTACCGCAACTACAAGGCGATCGGCGCCTTCAGCGCGAACAAGAGCCGCATCGACTCCGCCTTCTACGCCGACCTGAAACGCCGCTGCGCCACGTACGCGACCGCCGTCCGGCCCGCCTGCTACAGCCTGGCCTGGACCTACTACCAGGCCGTCTCCGTCTTCGGCTCCCTCACCGCAGTCAGCAACGCCGACCTCCGAGCAGCCGCCGACCTGAAAGCCCAGGCCACCTAG